A section of the Corynebacterium tuberculostearicum genome encodes:
- the trmD gene encoding tRNA (guanosine(37)-N1)-methyltransferase TrmD: MRLDVITIFPEYLDPLRHALLGKAIEQGRLEVGVHDLRQWATDAHKSVDDSPFGGGPGMVMKPEVWGPALDSVATRESAPNLESALPHLNRPRHDELEGVEAQAYAVDATADEDSDLPLLIVPTPTGKPFSQADARAWSNEEHIVFACGRYEGIDQRVVDDAARRYRVREVSIGDYVLIGGEVATSVIAEAVVRLIPGVLGNKRSHEEDSFSDGLLEGPSYTRPREWRGLAVPDVLTSGNHGLVDKWRREQALLRTWQRRPELLEAAELDKQDRAFIAQLEQEAYAQGEG, translated from the coding sequence ATGAGGCTTGACGTCATCACCATTTTTCCGGAGTACCTGGACCCGTTGCGGCATGCGCTTTTGGGGAAGGCCATTGAACAAGGTCGCCTTGAAGTAGGTGTGCACGATCTGCGGCAGTGGGCTACGGATGCGCATAAGTCTGTCGATGACTCGCCGTTCGGTGGTGGCCCCGGCATGGTTATGAAGCCAGAAGTTTGGGGGCCGGCGCTCGATAGCGTCGCCACGCGGGAAAGTGCGCCCAATCTAGAGTCTGCGCTGCCACACCTGAACCGTCCGCGCCATGACGAATTAGAAGGGGTAGAGGCACAAGCCTATGCGGTTGATGCCACGGCCGATGAGGATAGCGACCTTCCACTGCTTATCGTGCCGACGCCGACGGGAAAACCGTTTAGCCAAGCAGATGCGCGGGCGTGGTCCAATGAGGAGCACATTGTTTTTGCCTGCGGGCGTTATGAGGGCATCGATCAGCGCGTGGTGGATGACGCCGCTCGGCGCTACCGTGTGCGCGAGGTTTCCATCGGCGATTATGTGTTGATCGGTGGGGAAGTGGCAACGTCGGTGATTGCAGAGGCCGTAGTGCGACTCATCCCCGGGGTGTTGGGAAATAAGCGCTCTCATGAGGAAGATTCTTTTTCTGATGGTCTATTGGAAGGCCCGAGCTATACCAGGCCGCGAGAGTGGCGTGGTCTAGCCGTGCCGGACGTGCTCACCTCGGGAAACCACGGTTTGGTTGACAAATGGCGGAGGGAACAGGCATTGCTGCGCACGTGGCAACGCCGTCCCGAACTTTTGGAGGCGGCTGAGCTCGATAAACAAGACAGGGCTTTCATCGCGCAGTTGGAACAAGAAGCTTACGCACAGGGTGAAGGCTAA
- the rimM gene encoding ribosome maturation factor RimM (Essential for efficient processing of 16S rRNA), translating into MELMIGRVIKSHGVKGEVVVEATTDEPEVRFAVGEVLHGTQGKKEHTLTIKAVRSHKGRLLVTFEEIKDRTVADSLRGTKFFAAPLDSDDDGFYDHELEGLRVLLEGEEIGEVTSVIHGGSQDLLEVKLDNSKEALIPFVHAIVPEVNLEAGTCTIDPPEGLLDL; encoded by the coding sequence ATGGAATTGATGATTGGTCGCGTGATTAAATCGCACGGCGTGAAAGGTGAAGTCGTAGTCGAGGCCACTACTGATGAACCGGAGGTGCGCTTTGCTGTGGGGGAAGTGCTTCATGGCACGCAGGGCAAGAAGGAGCACACTCTAACTATCAAGGCGGTCCGCAGCCATAAGGGAAGGTTGCTCGTTACCTTCGAAGAGATCAAAGACCGTACCGTGGCGGATAGCCTCCGCGGTACCAAGTTCTTTGCCGCGCCGCTTGACAGTGATGATGATGGCTTTTACGACCATGAGCTGGAAGGGCTCCGCGTACTTCTGGAAGGCGAGGAGATCGGTGAGGTCACATCGGTCATCCACGGCGGAAGTCAAGATTTGTTGGAGGTAAAACTCGACAACAGCAAGGAGGCGCTCATTCCCTTCGTGCATGCCATTGTTCCTGAGGTGAACCTAGAGGCTGGAACGTGCACCATCGATCCGCCGGAAGGACTGCTTGACCTATGA
- a CDS encoding cupin domain-containing protein yields the protein MSDLPTNSPDTFGAASHSGEDSVMSALNLLDIAPDTDPHRPRPGVQRVLSADGANLILFSFAPGQSLPDHKAAHPITVQALRGELDFSYGSETITLTPGSIVHLPAYEVHKVEATSESGDPSTPAILLLTMLTK from the coding sequence ATGAGCGATCTACCGACCAACTCCCCGGACACGTTTGGCGCGGCTTCTCATTCAGGTGAGGATTCCGTCATGTCCGCACTAAACCTTCTGGACATCGCGCCTGATACCGATCCGCACCGCCCGCGCCCGGGCGTACAGCGCGTCCTGAGCGCCGATGGTGCCAACCTCATTCTCTTTAGCTTTGCACCAGGACAGTCCCTGCCCGATCACAAGGCCGCACATCCGATCACCGTGCAGGCGCTGCGCGGTGAGCTTGACTTCAGCTACGGCAGTGAAACCATCACGCTCACCCCCGGCTCTATCGTGCACCTTCCTGCATATGAGGTACATAAAGTCGAGGCTACAAGCGAGAGCGGCGACCCTTCTACCCCCGCAATTTTGCTGCTCACCATGCTGACTAAATAA
- a CDS encoding TetR/AcrR family transcriptional regulator has translation METHNKPYHHGNLHDELLRIAVQLGKRSGPDAITVRAVTREAGVSPTSAYRHFKDQEELHDKVAELATDELVQRLHETTETAEGLDFPEHLMQIGYAYLEFALDETNFFRCMLEWKALRFMLGVDPNTEDDPKMDHLQQIRDFFALLSRHAEALDNTTDATYFMQNALLAWSAIHGFTVLAINGPMSRLPREQILELFTPVVTGALRGMDFKDPSNVYSRYSNYKPQN, from the coding sequence ATGGAAACGCACAATAAGCCCTACCATCATGGAAACCTCCACGATGAGCTGCTCCGTATCGCTGTTCAACTAGGCAAAAGAAGCGGCCCCGACGCAATTACCGTTCGTGCGGTAACCCGCGAAGCGGGAGTGTCCCCTACCTCCGCATACCGCCACTTCAAGGACCAAGAAGAACTGCACGATAAGGTCGCTGAGCTTGCCACCGATGAGTTGGTCCAGCGTTTACACGAGACTACCGAGACTGCAGAGGGCCTAGATTTTCCAGAGCACCTGATGCAGATTGGTTACGCTTACCTCGAGTTTGCCTTGGATGAGACCAATTTCTTCCGCTGCATGCTGGAGTGGAAGGCGCTGCGTTTCATGCTTGGTGTAGATCCCAATACGGAAGATGATCCGAAGATGGATCACCTACAGCAGATTCGCGATTTCTTCGCCCTGTTGTCCCGCCACGCGGAAGCGTTGGACAATACCACTGACGCTACATATTTCATGCAGAATGCTCTGCTGGCCTGGTCGGCCATTCACGGTTTTACCGTACTTGCCATCAACGGCCCTATGTCCCGGCTTCCACGCGAGCAGATCCTCGAGCTTTTCACACCGGTTGTTACAGGCGCTCTGCGCGGCATGGACTTTAAGGATCCCTCTAACGTCTACAGCCGCTACTCCAACTACAAGCCACAGAACTAA